A portion of the Meriones unguiculatus strain TT.TT164.6M chromosome 14, Bangor_MerUng_6.1, whole genome shotgun sequence genome contains these proteins:
- the Arhgap33 gene encoding rho GTPase-activating protein 33 isoform X1, which yields MLQAQKQSDPILPWGASWAGRGQTLRARSTDSLDGPGEGSVQPVPPPGGPGAKGKSGKRLSAPRGPFPRLADCAHFHYENVDFGHIQLLLSPEREGPSLSGENELVFGVQVTCQGRSWPVLRSYDDFRSLDAHLHRCIFDRRFSCLPELPPPPEGARAAQMLVPLLLQYLETLSGLVDSNLNCGPVLTWMELDNHGRRLLLSEEASLNVPAVAAAHVVKRYTAQAPDELSFEVGDIVSVIDMPPTEDRSWWRGKRGFQVGFFPSECVELFTERPGPGLKADADSPLCGIPAPQGIPSLTSAVPRPRGKLAGLLRTFMRSRPSRQRLRQRGILRQRVFGCDLGEHLSNSGQDVPQVLRCCSEFIEAHGVVDGIYRLSGVSSNIQRLRHEFDSERIPELSGPAFLQDIHSVSSLCKLYFRELPNPLLTYQLYGKFSEAMSVPGEEERLVRVHDVIQQLPPPHYRTLEYLLRHLARMARHSANTSMHARNLAIVWAPNLLRSTELESVGLGGAAAFREVRVQSVVVEFLLTHVEVLFSDTFTSAGLDPAGGCLLPRPKSLAGSSPSTRLLTLEEAQARTQGRLGTPMEPTTPKTPASPVERRKRERGEKPRKPGGSSWKTFFALGRGPSIPRKKPLPWLGGSRAPPQPSGSRPDTVTLRSAKSEESLSSQASGAGLQRLHRLRRPHSSSDAFPVGPAPAGSCESLSSSSSSSSSSSSSSESSAAGLGPLSGSPSHRTSAWLDDGDELDFSPPRCLEGLRGLDFDPLTFRCSSPTPGDPAPPASPAPPASASAFPPRATPQPLLPHGPANPASPTALDISEPLAVSVPPAVLELLGAGGTPASVTPTPALSPNPGLRPHLIPLLLRGAEAQLSDTCQQEISSKLAATGPRGAPGQHSPGMDSPLLPPPLSLLRPGGAPPPPPKNPARLMALALAERAQQVAEQQSQQEQGGTPPAPHSPFRRSLSLEVGGEPVGTSGSGPHPPSLAHPGAWASGPPAYLPRQQSDGSLVRSQRPLGTSRRGPRGPSQVSAQLRASGPYRDASEMAAQSPCSAPSQGSNPSFFSTPRECLPPFLGVPKQGLYSLGAPSFPPSSPAPVWRNSLGTPSALDRGENLYYEIGTGEGTSYSGPSRPWSPFRSMPPDRLNASYGMLGQSPPLHRSPDFLLSYPAPSSCFPPDHLSHSVSQHLPRRPTRPEPLYVNLALGPRGPSPASSSSSSPPAHPRSRSDPGPPVPRLPQKQRAPWGPRTPHRVPGPWGSPEPLLLYRAAPPAYGRGAELRGSLYRNGGHRGEGAGPPPPYPTPSWSLHSEGQTRSYC from the exons ATGCTCCAGGCACAGAAACAGTCAGACCCCATCCTGCCTTGGGGAGCTTCATGGGCTGGCAGGGGACAGACTCTGAGG GCCCGCAGCACTGACAGTCTGGATGGCCCAGGAGAGGGCTCAGTGCAGCCCGTCCCCCCTCCTGGAGGGCCTGGTGCAAAGGGAAAGTCTGGGAAGAG GCTCTCAGCTCCTCGAGGCCCCTTCCCCCGGCTGGCTGACTGTGCCCATTTCCACTATGAGAATGTTGACTTTGGCCACATTCAG CTCCTGCTGTCTCCAGAGCGCGAAGGCCCCAGCCTCTCTGGAGAAAATGAGCTGGTGTTTGGGGTACAGGTGACCTGTCAG GGCCGCTCCTGGCCAGTTCTGCGAAGCTACGATGATTTCCGCTCCCTGGATGCCCACCTCCACCGGTGTATATTTGACCGGAGATTTTCCTGCCTCCCGGagctccctccacccccagaGGGCGCCAGGGCTGCCCAG ATGCTGGTACCACTGTTGCTGCAGTACCTGGAGACCCTGTCAGGACTGGTGGATAGTAACCTCAACTGTGGGCCTGTGCTCACGTGGATGGAG CTGGACAACCACGGCCGGCGCCTGCTCCTCAGCGAGGAAGCCTCCCTCAACGTCCCTGCCGTGGCTGCTGCCCACGTGGTCAAGCGGTACACTGCCCAGGCGCCAGATGAGCTGTCCTTTGAG GTGGGAGACATCGTCTCAGTGATCGACATGCCGCCCACAGAGGATCGGAGCTGGTGGCGGGGCAAGCGGGGCTTCCAG GTTGGTTTCTTCCCCAGCGAGTGTGTGGAACTCTTCACGGAGAGGCCGGGGCCCGGCCTGAAGGCGG ATGCTGACAGTCCCCTGTGCGGCATCCCAGCTCCCCAGGGCATTCCTTCTCTGACCTCAG CGGTGCCCCGGCCGAGGGGGAAGCTGGCGGGCCTCCTCCGCACCTTCATGCGCTCTCGCCCCTCCCGCCAGCGGCTGCGCCAACGGGGAATCCTGCGGCAGAGGGTATTTGGTTGTGACCTTGGAGAGCACCTCAGCAACTCAGGCCAGGATG tGCCCCAGGTGCTGCGCTGCTGCTCTGAGTTCATCGAGGCCCACGGTGTCGTGGATGGAATCTACCGGCTCTCCGGCGTGTCCTCCAACATCCAGAGGCTTCG GCACGAGTTTGATAGTGAGAGGATCCCGGAGCTCTCTGGTCCCGCCTTCCTCCAAGACATCCATAGTGTGTCCTCGCTCTGCAAGCTCTACTTCCGGGAACTGCCCAACCCCTTGCTCACCTACCAGCTCTACGGGAAGTTCAGT GAGGCCATGTCCGTGCCCGGAGAGGAGGAACGCTTGGTGCGCGTGCATGACGTCATCCAGCAGCTGCCTCCACCACACTACAG GACCCTGGAGTACCTGCTGAGGCACCTGGCCCGCATGGCAAGACACAGCGCCAACACCAGCATGCATGCCCGCAACCTGGCCATCGTCTGGGCACCCAACCTGCTACG GTCCACGGAGCTGGAGTCAGTGGGGCTTGGTGGGGCGGCCGCCTTCCGAGAGGTCCGGGTGCAGTCGGTGGTGGTGGAGTTCCTGCTCACCCACGTGGAGGTCCTGTTCAGTGACACCTTCACCTCTGCGGGCCTGGACCCTGCAG GCGGCTGCCTCCTTCCCAGACCCAAGTCCCTTGCGGGAAGCAGCCCATCCACTCGCCTGCTGACGCTGGAAGAAGCCCAGGCCCGAACCCAGGGCCGCCTCGGAACACCTATGGAGCCCACAACTCCCAAGACCCCAGCCTCACCCGTGGAAAG aaggaaaagagagaggggggagaaacCGCGCAAACCAGGGGGGAGCAGCTGGAAGACGTTCTTCGCCCTGGGGCGGGGCCCAAGCATACCCCGGAAGAAGCCGCTGCCCTGGCTGGGGGGCAGCCGAGCCCCCCCACAGCCTTCAG GCAGCAGACCTGACACTGTCACACTGCGATCTGCCAAAAGCGAAGAGTCTCTGTCGTCACAGGCCAGCGGGGCTG GCCTCCAGAGGCTGCACCGGCTGAGACGGCCCCACTCCAGCAGCGATGCCTTCCCCGTGGGCCCAGCACCGGCCGGCTCCTGCGAGAGCCtgtcctcctcctcgtcctcctcgtcctcctcgtcctcctcctcagAGTCCTCAGCAGCTGGCCTGGGGCCACTGTCTGGGTCCCCCTCACACCGCACCTCAGCCTGGCTAGACGATGGCGATGAGCTGGACTTCAGTCCACCCCGCTGCCTGGAAGGGCTCCGAGGACTCGACTTTGATCCCCTTACCTTCCGCTGCAGCAGCCCCACCCCCGGGGACCCTGCCCCTCCTGCCAGCCCTgcccctccagcctctgcctcggCCTTCCCACCTCGGGCAACCCCGCAGCCCCTGTTACCCCATGGACCCGCCAACCCCGCTTCACCCACGGCCCTGGACATCTCAGAGCCCCTGGCTGTGTCAGTGCCGCCAGCTGTCCTGGAGCTGCTGGGCGCTGGAGGGACACCTGCCTCAGTCACCCCAACACCGGCTCTGAGCCCTAACCCAGGCCTGCGCCCCCATCTCATCCCCTTGCTGCTGCGTGGAGCTGAGGCCCAGCTAAGTGACACCTGCCAGCAGGAGATCAGCAGCAAGCTGGCAGCAACGGGTCCTCGGGGAGCTCCCGGCCAGCACA GTCCTGGCATGGACTCACCGTTACTGCCGCCACCCCTGTCTCTGCTGCGCCCTGGTGgggctccacccccaccccccaagaacCCAGCCCGCCTCATGGCCCTGGCCTTGGCTGAGCGGGCTCAGCAGGTGgcagagcaacagagccaacaagAGCAGGGGGGCACCCCGCCTGCTCCCCACTCGCCCTTCCGACGCTCATTGTCCCTGGAGGTGGGTGGAGAGCCTGTGGGGACTTCAGGGAGTGggccacaccctccctccttagCCCACCCAGGCGCCTGGGCTTCAGGCCCTCCAGCTTACCTCCCAAGGCAACAAAGCGATGGGAGCCTGGTGAGAAGCCAGCGGCCCCTGGGGACCTCAAGGAGGGGCCCCAGAGGCCCTTCCCAGGTCAGTGCCCAGCTCAGGGCAAGCGGGCCTTACAGGGATGCTTCGGAGATGGCAGCCCAGTCCCCGTGTTCTGCCCCCTCACAGGGCTCCAACCCCAGCTTCTTCTCAACCCCCCGAGAGTGTCTGCCCCCCTTCCTCGGGGTCCCCAAACAAGGCTTGTACTCCCTGGGGGCCCCGTCCTTCCcccccagctctccagcccccgtcTGGAGGAACTCGCTGGGTACCCCCTCAGCACTGGACAGGGGGGAGAATCTGTACTATGAGATCGGGACCGGGGAGGGGACCTCCTACTCCGGTCCCAGCCGGCCCTGGAGTCCCTTTCGCTCCATGCCTCCCGACAGGCTCAATGCCTCATATGGCATGCTCGGCCAGTCGCCACCACTGCACAGGTCCCCCGACTTCCTGCTCAGCTACCCAGCGCCCTCCTCCTGCTTTCCGCCCGACCACCTCAGCCACTCAGTTTCTCAGCACCTTCCCCGGCGCCCTACCCGGCCTGAGCCCCTCTACGTCAACCTAGCCCTGGGGCCCAGGGGCCCTtcacctgcctcctcttcctcctcctctcctcccgccCACCCCCGAAGCCGGTCAGATCCCGGACCCCCTGTTCCCCGCCTCCCACAGAAGCAGCGGGCTCCTTGGGGTCCCCGTACCCCCCATCGGGTGCCTGGACCCTGGGGCTCTCCTGAGCCCCTCCTGCTCTACAGGGCGGCTCCACCAGCCTATGGGCGGGGGGCCGAGCTCCGAGGATCCTTGTACAGAAATGGAGGACACAGAGGGGAGGGGGCTGGTCCCCCTCCTCCTtaccccacccccagctggtCCCTGCATTCAGAAGGACAGACCCGAAGTTACTGCTGA